In Bythopirellula goksoeyrii, a single window of DNA contains:
- a CDS encoding flagellar FlbD family protein, whose protein sequence is MIKLTRLDGEAFILNAELIKYIEQRPDTFVTLTSNDRIVVAESPEEVMRLTLEYHRNKRVMPADCVG, encoded by the coding sequence ATGATAAAGCTCACACGACTCGACGGAGAGGCCTTTATCCTCAACGCCGAGTTGATCAAGTACATCGAACAGCGTCCCGATACGTTTGTCACCCTCACGTCCAACGATCGCATCGTGGTCGCTGAGTCGCCCGAAGAAGTGATGCGACTAACTCTTGAGTATCATCGCAACAAACGTGTTATGCCTGCCGATTGTGTCGGCTAA